One Methylophilus sp. TWE2 DNA segment encodes these proteins:
- the mutY gene encoding A/G-specific adenine glycosylase translates to MSAFAEKLIAWQQAHGRHDLPWQQTRDPYAVWVSEIMLQQTQVSAVIGYYDRFMQRFPTIASLAEAEQDEVMRYWSGLGYYSRARNLHHAAQTIMREHSGIFPTDFDTIQTLKGIGRSTAAAISVFAFNHRQTILDGNVKRVLARLYAIDGWPGLPDVEKRLWQLAETLLPEQDLPAYVQGLMDFGATLCTRSKPRCTDCPMQSQCLAYQQQQVARLPASKPRKALPEKQVTMLMILDAGEILLERRPNQGIWGGLWSLPELSTEQIAVPHVQQRLRMEVEALEVLPVLWHTFTHFKLEITPQPLLLTGRRSSLPPNMQWLALQDAINAALPTPVRTLIKTLQLSSI, encoded by the coding sequence GTGAGTGCGTTTGCAGAAAAATTAATCGCCTGGCAACAGGCGCATGGCCGTCATGATTTACCCTGGCAACAGACGCGAGATCCTTACGCTGTGTGGGTTTCTGAAATCATGCTGCAGCAAACCCAAGTGTCTGCCGTGATTGGCTACTATGACCGTTTTATGCAGCGCTTCCCGACGATTGCCAGTCTCGCCGAGGCAGAGCAAGATGAAGTCATGCGTTACTGGAGTGGTTTGGGCTATTATTCACGTGCCCGTAACCTGCATCATGCCGCACAAACCATCATGCGAGAACATAGTGGTATTTTTCCCACAGATTTCGATACCATTCAAACACTCAAAGGCATAGGCCGATCCACAGCGGCTGCGATTAGCGTGTTTGCCTTTAATCATCGGCAGACCATTCTAGATGGCAATGTGAAACGTGTGCTGGCCAGGCTGTATGCCATTGATGGATGGCCTGGATTACCAGACGTTGAAAAGCGGCTTTGGCAACTTGCCGAAACTTTGTTACCTGAGCAAGACTTACCCGCTTATGTGCAAGGCTTGATGGATTTTGGCGCAACGCTGTGTACCCGGAGTAAGCCGCGCTGTACCGATTGCCCAATGCAAAGTCAGTGTCTCGCCTATCAGCAACAGCAGGTTGCTCGACTGCCTGCTTCCAAACCGCGTAAAGCATTGCCAGAAAAGCAGGTCACCATGCTGATGATACTGGACGCGGGTGAAATTCTGCTTGAAAGACGACCCAACCAAGGGATATGGGGCGGCTTGTGGAGTTTGCCAGAGTTATCGACTGAGCAAATTGCTGTGCCGCATGTGCAACAAAGATTGCGCATGGAGGTTGAAGCATTGGAAGTATTGCCAGTGTTATGGCATACCTTCACTCATTTTAAACTTGAGATTACACCACAACCTTTGCTGCTGACCGGGCGGCGATCTTCACTCCCCCCTAATATGCAGTGGCTGGCACTCCAAGATGCTATAAACGCAGCTTTGCCAACGCCGGTACGTACCTTAATTAAAACGCTGCAACTCTCGAGTATTTAA
- a CDS encoding porin encodes MNTKLNVAVAAALFAAATGAQAGITIPAGDWTLDIGGVVNAYYTTTKFTGDTGAGTGPLGLGAGDASSQNNITTGLLPNYLSVSGKTRQNDLDVGFTISINPGASTSNSGVQGSQQENRQAFLTFGDASWGSIKVGKDLGIYASDAILNDMTLLGVGAGAGNLAGNTTTLGRIGTGFMYADWKSQIAYTSPNWNGFQFTAGVTQGWNAIAALGGLGSTDRSGSQSAYEAKASYEWTGDVAGKVWSSALSQNISGVGGVGGKERAWAWDLGTTVNVAGFGLTGYYGKGDGIGQTLQFQGGLDAVGNTRESDQWYVQGTYALPGVGTKLGVSYGRSTLEGNGVDTFSEVQDSMWTVGAYHPLTKHLNLVAEYSQTERELDRRVLTDLEARAKTISLGAILFF; translated from the coding sequence ATGAATACAAAATTGAACGTTGCAGTTGCAGCAGCTCTGTTCGCTGCCGCTACTGGCGCACAAGCTGGCATCACTATCCCAGCTGGTGACTGGACTCTGGACATCGGTGGCGTTGTTAACGCTTACTACACAACCACAAAATTCACTGGTGATACAGGTGCTGGTACAGGTCCTCTGGGTCTGGGTGCTGGTGACGCTAGCTCACAAAACAACATCACTACAGGTCTGTTGCCAAACTACCTGAGCGTTTCTGGTAAAACACGTCAGAACGACCTGGATGTTGGTTTCACAATCAGCATCAACCCAGGTGCCTCTACATCTAACTCAGGTGTGCAAGGTTCACAACAAGAAAACCGTCAGGCATTCTTGACATTCGGTGATGCTTCATGGGGTTCTATCAAGGTTGGTAAAGATCTGGGTATTTATGCTTCAGACGCAATCTTGAACGATATGACATTGCTGGGTGTTGGTGCTGGCGCTGGTAACCTGGCTGGTAACACAACTACATTGGGTCGTATCGGTACAGGTTTCATGTACGCTGACTGGAAATCCCAGATTGCTTACACATCTCCAAACTGGAACGGCTTCCAATTCACAGCTGGTGTAACACAAGGCTGGAACGCAATTGCAGCATTGGGCGGCTTAGGTAGTACAGACCGTTCAGGTAGCCAATCTGCTTATGAAGCAAAAGCTTCTTACGAGTGGACAGGTGACGTAGCTGGTAAAGTCTGGTCATCTGCGTTGTCACAGAACATTTCTGGTGTTGGCGGCGTTGGTGGTAAAGAAAGAGCCTGGGCATGGGACTTGGGTACAACCGTTAACGTGGCTGGCTTTGGCTTGACAGGTTACTACGGTAAAGGCGACGGTATCGGCCAAACACTGCAATTCCAAGGTGGTTTGGACGCAGTTGGTAACACACGTGAATCTGATCAGTGGTATGTACAAGGTACTTACGCATTACCAGGTGTTGGTACTAAATTGGGCGTAAGCTATGGTCGTTCCACATTAGAGGGTAACGGTGTTGATACATTCAGCGAAGTTCAAGACTCTATGTGGACAGTTGGTGCTTATCACCCACTGACCAAACACTTGAACTTGGTTGCTGAATACTCACAGACTGAGCGTGAGTTGGACAGACGTGTATTGACAGATTTGGAAGCACGTGCAAAAACCATCTCTCTGGGTGCTATCCTGTTCTTCTAA